The genomic stretch TAAACCCTTATTCACAAATCTTAAAATCATAGAATTGTTACGGATGCATTGCCAGTTCGAGATATTTTCCGGCTAATTTAGCTTTTTGAATGACTTCTTCCGTAATTTCCGCACCGTGCTCTACGATGACAACGCCGGTTTCCGTCTGAATGCGACGGGTGGATTTTTTCCCCAGAAGATATTGACGCTGCTTGTCGTCAGAGCGGTGAGCAAAATCCTCAATGGAAAAACTCCCCGCATGATGCTCTTCTTCTGAGGAATTCAGCCGTGTCAGAGGTCGAAGGGGCGTGACGTTTTGATAAGCGGCCGCATTGGACAATTCGGGTCCTCCGTCCGGCTCCTTGGAATCGGTAATGATCAAAACATCTTTACCCAATGTAATAAAACGGTTGGCCGGGACTTTTATCGTTTCCCCCTGTAGATTTTCTATTTCACAAGAGATGATACGGCCCGCTTCATCCAAATAAAACTCGTTAATCTTGCCTTGAATCTGGCCTGTATTGGA from Acetonema longum DSM 6540 encodes the following:
- a CDS encoding PRC-barrel domain-containing protein yields the protein MQKSKDILHLPVVSILEGKELGLVRDLVINPADAEVIALAIDAGMWYLGAKILSFSAIKGLGKGAVTIETSDDLLPIFQVPEAVQFLNTGVKIIGTKVLSNTGQIQGKINEFYLDEAGRIISCEIENLQGETIKVPANRFITLGKDVLIITDSKEPDGGPELSNAAAYQNVTPLRPLTRLNSSEEEHHAGSFSIEDFAHRSDDKQRQYLLGKKSTRRIQTETGVVIVEHGAEITEEVIQKAKLAGKYLELAMHP